One genomic segment of Catalinimonas alkaloidigena includes these proteins:
- a CDS encoding ABC transporter ATP-binding protein, with translation MQNENTILFTRGLSVGYSPDKLLISKLDLKVKRGELICLLGTNGAGKSTLLRTLAGMQAALEGEVSIAGKLLSEISPRRLAQQLSLVLTERGIALNLRVHELIAMGRHPYSGWFGRLSQVDRKLIDQAMEDTATLEFANRPFYELSDGEKQKVMIARALAQDTPLIILDEPTVHLDLPNRVEIMQLLHRLTHEKQKAILMSSHDLELVIQSADQLWLLHKQNIWSGIPEDLVLQGKVEACFQSKNLRFDQQKGSFVIRRKPTLPIRLNGEGILTHWTQQALERVGYKIVENADTKLSVQIQQTSPTPTWIIQGQGNSIMCRSLSALLSKLKDKRYYVSRELRDKE, from the coding sequence ATGCAGAACGAAAACACCATATTGTTTACCAGAGGACTATCAGTAGGCTATTCTCCCGATAAGCTACTGATCAGCAAACTGGATCTGAAGGTAAAAAGAGGAGAATTGATTTGTCTGCTGGGTACCAATGGCGCAGGTAAATCTACCTTGCTGCGCACCCTGGCAGGCATGCAAGCTGCGCTGGAAGGAGAAGTAAGCATAGCGGGAAAGCTGCTCTCCGAAATTTCTCCCCGAAGGCTGGCGCAGCAACTTAGCCTGGTGCTTACAGAAAGAGGCATAGCGCTCAACTTACGGGTACATGAGCTGATCGCCATGGGCCGCCACCCTTACAGTGGCTGGTTTGGCCGTCTCAGTCAGGTCGACCGCAAGCTTATTGATCAGGCAATGGAAGATACAGCTACGCTGGAGTTTGCCAATCGTCCGTTTTACGAACTGAGTGATGGTGAAAAGCAGAAAGTCATGATCGCCAGAGCTTTAGCCCAGGATACGCCTCTCATCATTCTGGATGAGCCTACGGTTCACCTGGACTTGCCCAATCGGGTGGAGATCATGCAGCTATTGCACCGGCTTACCCACGAGAAGCAAAAAGCCATACTCATGAGTTCGCACGATCTGGAACTGGTGATACAATCAGCAGATCAGTTATGGCTCTTGCATAAGCAAAATATCTGGTCAGGCATACCGGAAGATTTGGTGTTACAGGGTAAAGTGGAAGCTTGTTTCCAAAGTAAAAACCTCCGCTTTGACCAGCAGAAAGGCAGCTTTGTTATTCGTCGGAAACCCACACTGCCGATCAGGCTAAATGGAGAGGGAATACTCACGCACTGGACACAGCAGGCGTTGGAAAGAGTGGGCTATAAAATTGTAGAAAATGCAGATACAAAGCTGTCTGTACAAATACAGCAGACCAGCCCTACCCCCACCTGGATCATTCAGGGGCAGGGCAATTCCATTATGTGCCGCTCGCTTTCCGCACTACTCAGCAAGCTAAAGGACAAGCGTTACTATGTTTCAAGAGAATTAAGGGACAAGGAATGA
- a CDS encoding iron ABC transporter permease produces MPATIKKDHSKEALGYPRTGLLLLGLLVLTLMLWLADIALGSVAIPLSEVINKLLGKTLDNQAFENIVMKIRLPKAITAVLAGAALSVGGLQMQTLFRNPLAGPSVLGVTSGASLGVALVTLSSGQATTVYAIQQLGISSSWLVAIAASLGAALVLFIVLGISFRVNDYVVLLIAGIMIGNITLSLVSLWQYFSNPEQIQNYLLWTFGSLHGVTQKHLWVMVIVVSLGLLLTLLLTKPLNALLLGEHYAQSLGVNIKQLRIGVIIATSLLAGVVTAFCGPIGFIGIAVPHLSRGLFHTASHSILVPASALLGAITLLGCDLIAQVPGSSITLPLNAITALIGSPVVIYVILKNRRQQSAFH; encoded by the coding sequence ATGCCTGCCACAATAAAAAAGGACCATAGTAAAGAAGCATTAGGCTATCCGCGCACAGGCCTTCTCCTTTTAGGGCTGCTGGTGTTGACGCTAATGCTGTGGCTGGCGGATATTGCGCTGGGTTCAGTCGCTATACCTCTATCCGAAGTCATCAACAAACTTCTGGGAAAAACGCTGGACAATCAGGCTTTTGAAAATATCGTCATGAAAATCCGGCTGCCCAAAGCCATCACCGCGGTACTGGCAGGTGCTGCGCTATCGGTAGGAGGCTTGCAGATGCAGACGCTTTTCCGCAATCCTTTGGCGGGTCCATCTGTGCTGGGCGTTACCTCAGGAGCAAGCCTGGGCGTAGCTTTGGTCACACTTTCCAGCGGGCAGGCTACTACCGTTTATGCGATACAGCAGTTAGGCATCAGCAGTAGCTGGCTGGTGGCGATAGCCGCGAGTTTAGGTGCTGCTCTGGTTTTATTTATCGTGTTAGGTATCTCTTTCAGGGTCAATGATTATGTAGTGCTGCTGATTGCCGGTATCATGATTGGCAATATCACCCTATCTCTGGTCAGCCTCTGGCAGTATTTTAGCAATCCTGAACAGATTCAAAACTACTTACTCTGGACCTTTGGCAGCTTGCATGGCGTTACTCAGAAGCATCTTTGGGTGATGGTTATAGTCGTTTCACTAGGCTTACTGCTCACGCTTCTGCTGACTAAGCCTCTGAACGCACTTTTGCTGGGCGAACATTATGCGCAGAGCCTGGGCGTCAACATCAAACAACTGCGCATTGGTGTTATCATCGCTACCAGCTTACTGGCGGGCGTGGTAACGGCTTTTTGCGGGCCTATCGGTTTTATCGGCATCGCTGTACCCCACCTGAGCAGAGGACTTTTCCATACGGCCAGTCACAGTATATTGGTACCCGCTTCGGCCTTGCTGGGCGCCATTACCCTTCTGGGCTGCGACCTGATTGCGCAGGTACCGGGCAGTAGCATTACCCTGCCCTTAAATGCGATTACCGCACTAATCGGCTCGCCCGTCGTCATTTATGTCATTCTTAAAAACCGAAGACAGCAAAGTGCTTTTCATTAG
- a CDS encoding ABC transporter substrate-binding protein has product MFWPCYCSIICIYLLLGACESTPHQQQNNTSSVASPFWTEEAQVNYAQGFDISYEDDYKVLHLMQGEDTTHYILLPEGTTRPAAYPEAQTISIPIYSLAALSTTHVALADFVDADSIIIALDNTDYVYDPEVRARIEAGEVTAIGEAGSLNQEMVLALQPDLLMVSGMPNTDLQKYNTLSSSDIPVLINTEWMENTALGKAEWVKLMAALLNREEIANAKFDSLAQTYQQIAQLTNNLEERPEVISGSPFQGSWYVPGGKSYRSKMFEQAGAHWPWSDSEEVSLPVAFENIYAYGLEADYWLNPGMVNTMDELLAKDERFADFKAFQNGKVYNHNRRLTPKGQGNDYYESGVVNPHLILADLTHILHPDLLPSHQLYYYQKLK; this is encoded by the coding sequence ATGTTTTGGCCATGCTATTGTAGTATTATATGCATTTATCTGCTGCTTGGCGCTTGCGAAAGCACCCCTCATCAGCAGCAAAACAATACTTCTTCCGTAGCATCCCCTTTCTGGACGGAAGAAGCACAGGTCAACTATGCCCAGGGCTTTGATATCAGCTATGAAGACGATTATAAAGTACTCCACCTGATGCAGGGTGAAGACACTACACACTATATCCTTTTACCAGAAGGGACTACTCGCCCCGCTGCTTATCCTGAGGCCCAGACAATCAGTATTCCTATCTACAGCCTGGCAGCTTTGTCTACCACCCATGTTGCGCTGGCAGATTTTGTTGACGCCGACAGTATCATCATCGCTCTGGACAATACAGACTATGTCTATGACCCTGAGGTAAGAGCCAGAATAGAAGCAGGAGAAGTCACTGCCATTGGTGAGGCGGGCAGCCTTAACCAGGAAATGGTACTCGCCCTGCAGCCTGACCTGCTTATGGTATCCGGTATGCCCAATACCGATTTGCAAAAATATAATACGTTGAGCAGCTCTGATATTCCGGTACTCATCAATACCGAGTGGATGGAAAATACCGCCTTGGGCAAAGCGGAGTGGGTAAAACTGATGGCGGCTTTACTCAATCGGGAGGAAATCGCAAACGCCAAATTTGACTCCCTTGCCCAAACCTATCAGCAGATCGCTCAGTTAACAAATAATCTGGAAGAAAGACCTGAAGTCATCAGCGGCTCCCCTTTTCAGGGATCATGGTATGTGCCGGGAGGGAAAAGTTATCGCAGCAAAATGTTTGAGCAGGCAGGAGCCCACTGGCCCTGGAGCGATAGCGAAGAAGTAAGTCTACCTGTAGCCTTTGAAAACATATACGCTTATGGACTGGAAGCCGACTATTGGCTTAATCCCGGCATGGTAAATACCATGGATGAACTGCTGGCCAAGGACGAGCGCTTCGCAGATTTTAAAGCTTTTCAGAACGGAAAGGTCTACAATCATAACCGCAGGCTGACACCCAAGGGGCAGGGCAATGACTATTACGAAAGCGGGGTAGTCAATCCTCACCTCATCCTGGCGGATCTCACCCATATTCTTCATCCGGACTTGCTACCCAGCCATCAGTTGTATTACTACCAAAAGCTGAAATAG
- a CDS encoding NAD(P)/FAD-dependent oxidoreductase, whose product MREEIQLQVSPEIAAHEEALMKEVSRKLAIASAEIRHLEVLKRSIDARQRKVKINLKLGVFVDEDFEEVPIQLPDYPDVSQAQEVIVVGAGPAGLFAALRLIEKGLKPIVLERGKDVKNRRRDLAAITRAHIVNEDSNYCFGEGGAGTYSDGKLYTRSKKRGDVQRILHLLVAHGAHPDIMVDAHPHIGTNKLPQIVTAVRETIIRQGGKVVFDAKVSDILIQQNEVKGVRLERGDILEASKLILATGHSARDIFALLQQKGIRIEAKPFALGVRVEHSQTLIDSVQYNCESRGDYLPPAPYNIVRQVQGRGVYSFCMCPGGIIAPCATAPGEVVTNGWSPSKRNQPTSNSGIVVELKVADFKEYQKMGPLAGVEFQKSIEQKAWTLAGKTQKVPAQRLVDFTQGKVSQDIPFTSYLPGTSSVELGEVLPSFIYRALQEGFRQFGKAMRGYLTNEAVVHAPESRTSSPVRIPRDYQSLEHVEVKGLYPCGEGAGYAGGIISAAIDGEKCAEQCAISLGKAQRVS is encoded by the coding sequence ATGCGAGAGGAAATACAATTACAGGTCTCACCCGAAATAGCTGCCCATGAAGAAGCTCTAATGAAAGAGGTTTCGCGTAAGCTGGCCATTGCCTCCGCAGAGATCAGGCATCTGGAAGTGCTCAAGCGCTCTATTGATGCCCGCCAGCGTAAGGTGAAAATCAATCTGAAGCTAGGAGTTTTTGTAGATGAAGACTTTGAGGAAGTGCCGATACAACTACCCGACTATCCTGATGTGTCTCAGGCGCAGGAGGTGATTGTGGTGGGCGCAGGTCCGGCAGGCTTGTTTGCCGCGCTCAGGCTCATTGAAAAAGGACTGAAGCCCATTGTACTGGAGCGAGGCAAAGATGTGAAAAATCGCCGACGTGACCTGGCCGCCATTACCCGTGCGCATATCGTTAACGAAGATTCTAATTATTGCTTTGGAGAGGGGGGAGCCGGCACCTATTCTGATGGCAAGCTGTACACCCGTTCCAAGAAAAGAGGGGATGTACAGCGTATCCTGCATTTACTGGTAGCTCATGGTGCTCATCCCGATATTATGGTTGATGCGCATCCGCATATTGGTACCAATAAGCTACCCCAGATCGTGACCGCTGTCCGTGAAACCATTATCCGACAGGGAGGGAAAGTGGTTTTTGACGCTAAGGTCAGCGATATTCTCATTCAGCAAAATGAAGTGAAGGGTGTCAGGTTAGAGCGTGGTGATATCCTTGAAGCCTCTAAACTCATTCTGGCTACCGGACATTCAGCCCGGGATATTTTTGCATTACTGCAGCAAAAAGGAATCAGGATAGAAGCCAAGCCTTTTGCGCTGGGTGTGAGGGTAGAACATAGTCAGACGCTGATAGACAGCGTACAATACAATTGTGAAAGTAGGGGAGATTATCTGCCGCCCGCACCTTACAACATTGTCAGGCAGGTGCAGGGAAGGGGAGTTTATTCTTTCTGTATGTGTCCGGGAGGCATCATTGCCCCCTGCGCTACCGCTCCGGGAGAAGTAGTGACCAATGGCTGGTCGCCTTCCAAGAGAAATCAGCCTACTTCCAATTCCGGTATTGTGGTGGAACTGAAAGTAGCAGATTTTAAAGAGTATCAGAAAATGGGGCCGTTGGCAGGCGTAGAATTTCAAAAGAGCATTGAGCAAAAAGCCTGGACTCTGGCAGGAAAAACGCAAAAAGTACCCGCCCAGCGTCTGGTAGATTTTACCCAAGGAAAAGTTTCACAGGATATTCCTTTTACTTCTTATCTTCCGGGCACCAGCTCAGTAGAATTGGGAGAAGTATTACCCAGTTTCATCTACCGCGCACTGCAGGAGGGATTCCGGCAGTTCGGTAAAGCAATGCGTGGCTATCTGACCAATGAAGCAGTAGTGCATGCGCCTGAATCGCGAACTTCTTCTCCGGTACGTATTCCCCGTGATTACCAAAGCCTGGAACATGTAGAGGTCAAAGGTTTATATCCCTGCGGAGAAGGAGCGGGATATGCCGGAGGTATCATCTCTGCTGCCATAGACGGAGAGAAATGTGCCGAACAATGTGCAATCAGTTTAGGGAAAGCTCAGCGTGTCTCTTAA
- a CDS encoding SDR family oxidoreductase yields MQRLKGQAALITGASSGIGQNIAIAMANEGAVVGINYSSSEDGAKETLRQVKQAGSEGMIIQADVSDPESVNNMFGQFMERFGTIDILVSNAGIQKDAAFLDMSFEDWQKVLAINLNGQFLCAQHAAKEFIKRGVVNERSKAAGKIICMSSVHDIIPWAGHINYATAKGGVMMLMKTMAQELAHHKIRVNALSPGAIKTPINEEVWKDEEQRNELLALIPYKRIGEPEDISNAAVWLASDESDYVNGQTIYVDGGMSLYPGFIGNG; encoded by the coding sequence ATGCAAAGACTTAAAGGACAAGCTGCTTTAATTACAGGTGCCAGCTCTGGCATCGGACAGAATATTGCTATTGCGATGGCCAATGAAGGTGCTGTTGTAGGTATCAACTATTCCAGCAGTGAGGATGGAGCCAAAGAGACCTTACGGCAGGTAAAACAGGCTGGCAGCGAAGGTATGATCATACAGGCAGATGTGAGCGATCCAGAAAGCGTAAATAATATGTTCGGTCAGTTTATGGAGCGTTTTGGCACCATAGATATTCTGGTCAGCAATGCTGGCATCCAGAAAGATGCTGCCTTTCTGGACATGAGTTTTGAAGACTGGCAGAAGGTACTTGCAATAAATCTGAACGGACAATTTCTCTGTGCCCAGCACGCCGCCAAAGAATTTATAAAAAGAGGTGTTGTAAACGAACGCTCCAAAGCAGCTGGTAAAATCATCTGTATGAGCTCAGTGCATGACATCATCCCCTGGGCAGGCCATATCAATTACGCGACTGCTAAAGGGGGGGTGATGATGCTGATGAAAACGATGGCGCAGGAACTGGCTCACCATAAAATCAGGGTAAACGCATTGAGTCCGGGAGCTATCAAAACGCCTATCAATGAAGAAGTATGGAAGGATGAAGAACAGCGAAATGAGCTACTAGCGCTTATTCCTTATAAAAGAATAGGAGAACCTGAAGATATTAGCAATGCTGCGGTATGGCTGGCTTCTGATGAATCAGATTATGTAAACGGGCAAACGATATATGTCGATGGAGGGATGAGCCTCTACCCCGGTTTTATTGGTAACGGTTAA
- a CDS encoding IS982 family transposase, whose amino-acid sequence MTDYTIAIYCFMDDYLKISQPHIDIRRKVSDAEILTTALLSAQYFYGNQHTTCQYMQQHHGMAKIDKSNFNRHLHRLSNTLIRIFLALGESLKQLNTASRYLIDSFPVAVCKNIRIGRCKLLKHESYRGYNASKRQYFYGFKVQVVTTADGIPVDYLITAGSIHDNTALQAMSLYLPQGSELYADSAYTHYELEDLYEECDQVRLLVERKSNSKRQDNAAMRFLKKHYRKRIETCFSQVTARFPGKIHAVTPQGFLLKVVLFLFAFTFNKTLSTT is encoded by the coding sequence ATGACAGACTATACTATTGCAATATATTGTTTTATGGACGATTATTTAAAAATCAGCCAACCCCACATAGACATTCGTCGCAAAGTAAGTGATGCGGAGATATTAACTACTGCCCTGCTCTCAGCCCAGTACTTTTATGGCAACCAGCACACTACTTGTCAATACATGCAGCAACATCATGGGATGGCCAAAATAGACAAGTCTAACTTTAATCGCCATCTGCATCGCCTATCAAATACTTTAATCAGGATCTTTTTAGCATTGGGGGAGAGTCTCAAGCAACTCAACACTGCAAGTCGCTACTTAATAGATTCGTTCCCAGTAGCTGTTTGTAAAAACATTCGTATTGGGAGGTGCAAGCTACTAAAACATGAATCTTATCGGGGATACAATGCCTCCAAACGACAGTATTTCTATGGTTTTAAGGTACAGGTAGTTACCACCGCCGATGGTATACCAGTGGATTATTTGATCACGGCTGGTTCTATTCACGACAATACAGCTTTACAAGCTATGTCCCTATACTTACCTCAAGGTAGTGAACTTTATGCTGACAGTGCTTATACGCATTATGAGTTGGAAGACCTTTATGAAGAATGCGATCAGGTGCGCCTATTGGTAGAGCGAAAATCTAACTCAAAAAGGCAGGATAACGCAGCTATGCGTTTTTTAAAAAAGCATTACAGAAAGCGTATTGAAACCTGCTTCAGCCAAGTTACTGCTCGCTTTCCCGGAAAAATCCATGCAGTTACCCCACAGGGGTTCTTGCTCAAGGTCGTTCTGTTCCTATTTGCTTTTACTTTTAACAAAACATTATCCACAACTTAA
- a CDS encoding MFS transporter — protein sequence METTIEQVAQKPRLSFWQIWNMNFGFLGIQFGFALQNANTSRIFETLGASKDEIPILWLAAPTTGLLVQPIIGYFSDRTWHPRLGRRRPYFLIGAILASIALVFMPNSPVLWVAAGMLWIMDASINISMEPFRALVADMLPSIQRTTGFAVQTFFIGVGAVVASALPYMMTEWFGVSNTAPAGQIPDSVKISFYLGAFAFFSAVIWSVIKTKEYPPKEFKHFHGEEYTEEQDQGMVQILIDFVRMPKTMVQLALVQFFTWFALFCMWLYTTAAVTEHVYGTTDPTSSLYNEGANWVGVCFAVYNGVSAILAFMLPRLALSMGRKKVHALSLIVGGMSLISVFFIDDPVILLVTMLGVGLAWASILTMPYAILAGSLPASKMGIYMGIFNFFIVIPQIIASSTLGYISRTFFDNHGIYVLMLGGAAMILAGFMVTFVNDVDDVVE from the coding sequence ATGGAAACTACGATTGAGCAGGTTGCCCAAAAACCTCGCCTGAGTTTTTGGCAAATATGGAATATGAATTTTGGATTCCTGGGCATTCAGTTTGGTTTTGCCCTTCAAAATGCCAATACCAGCCGTATTTTTGAAACCCTGGGAGCGAGTAAAGATGAGATTCCAATATTGTGGCTGGCAGCTCCAACTACCGGTTTACTGGTTCAACCTATCATCGGTTACTTCAGTGACCGTACCTGGCATCCCAGGCTGGGGAGAAGAAGGCCATATTTTCTGATAGGAGCGATACTTGCCAGCATTGCGCTGGTATTTATGCCTAACTCTCCTGTGCTTTGGGTGGCGGCAGGGATGCTGTGGATTATGGATGCATCCATCAATATTTCTATGGAACCGTTTCGGGCTTTGGTCGCCGACATGCTTCCTTCTATTCAGCGAACCACCGGCTTTGCGGTTCAGACTTTCTTCATAGGAGTGGGGGCTGTGGTAGCTTCTGCTTTACCCTATATGATGACCGAATGGTTCGGTGTGAGCAATACTGCTCCTGCCGGTCAGATACCAGATTCAGTCAAAATCTCCTTTTATCTGGGAGCATTCGCTTTCTTTTCGGCGGTAATCTGGTCAGTCATCAAAACTAAGGAATATCCTCCAAAAGAGTTTAAGCATTTTCATGGAGAAGAATATACAGAAGAGCAGGATCAAGGTATGGTACAGATCCTGATTGATTTTGTGAGAATGCCCAAAACGATGGTGCAATTGGCCTTAGTTCAGTTTTTTACTTGGTTTGCGCTCTTTTGTATGTGGCTCTATACGACAGCCGCAGTTACCGAGCATGTGTATGGTACAACCGATCCTACCTCATCATTATACAATGAAGGAGCCAACTGGGTAGGTGTATGCTTTGCCGTTTATAATGGGGTTTCAGCTATTCTGGCTTTTATGTTGCCCAGGCTGGCATTAAGTATGGGCAGAAAAAAAGTACATGCCCTATCACTTATAGTAGGAGGTATGAGTTTGATCTCTGTTTTTTTTATTGATGACCCTGTCATTCTTCTAGTCACTATGTTAGGTGTTGGGTTGGCCTGGGCAAGCATACTTACCATGCCTTATGCCATACTTGCAGGCTCATTACCAGCCTCTAAGATGGGCATCTATATGGGGATTTTTAATTTTTTTATTGTCATTCCCCAGATCATCGCTTCCAGTACGCTAGGTTATATTTCCCGTACTTTCTTTGACAACCATGGAATTTATGTGCTGATGCTGGGTGGCGCAGCCATGATACTTGCCGGATTTATGGTCACCTTTGTAAACGATGTGGATGATGTGGTGGAATGA